CGCTGGAGAGGCTATTCCAGCCAGTTTACTACTGCCATTACGACTAGAGTTGGCAAGCCCTACACTTGTTACACGCAAACCAAACTCCTGACCATAAAACTGGTCTAGAGTTAAAGGTAATGAACTGTTGGACAGAATAAAGGTTGCTACTTGAAAGTCATCTTTGCCGCCTTTTAAACCATTTTCACCAATTTCTATACCATATTCAAATTTATGGGTATTTCCATCACCGTTTAGATTGGCATTACCAACGCTTTCAAGCTGTCCAGCAAGATTAAATGCAGTCGTTGTTATGGGTGTGCCATTTAAACCTGTAACTGTGAGACCAGATAACAGATTGTTGTTTTTAATATCGAAGAAGATTCCGCGTATGTCGCCGATATTATTATTGGTTGCGTTAGGGACAATTTCTACCTTAAACTGAACTTTTCCAGCACCCGCTATTGTGTCATCCAGCGTAAATTTAGCTTGTAACGGGTCGCCAGTAAAATTAGTAATGTTAAAACTCATCGAAGCTGCATTGGCTTGAGAGATTTGCCCAGCCATAACTACAGCTAATGATGACAAACCACAGGTTAAATAACCTATTATTTTTTGTGTATTCATTTGACCCACTTACTTATAAACTCCTTTAAAATGCCAAAAGCCTCAGTGAAATTGCATTTCAGCAGCAAAAATCCCTTCAAAATCTACTTTGAAGCAGTCACAAAATATATGGCTTTCTTTTAAAATTCCGCTTTTTGCGTGAATTATTGCTTCAGCATTTTACTAACTTACTAGTTTGTAGCTGCGAGTTGTATTTACCAATGTTTGAAGGTGGGATGCGCTTAATAGCAATTTCTAAGGCTGTTATCTTTTCAGTTATTAGTAGATACAATTTGCCACAGCAACTTCCATATAGTCTATAGTTTATTTATATTTTTATAGTAACTTTAATTTCAAGGGTAAAAGAACTAAAATTCATGTAAATACCTAAGTATTAACATTTTTAGGCAATAGCTAAATATAAGTATTTTTATGCAATTTTATTCTTTTCCAGAAACTTACTTAAATGTTTTATATATAAATTTTCTTAAAACAGAACAAATTACTTATCTTAAAACGGTTTGTAAAGATTGCAGTAATTTTGATTAAAGTAAATAGGGCTTGCTGAAAAAGTCATTTCAAAGGAAGAGAAAAATTGATTAAGTAGTCAGTCCAGAAAAAAGATAAGTTTTTGTTGTTTAAGGTTTAATGAAATATCAGTTTCGATAATAGAAGAAGTAAAAAAAGACTCAGTTTTGAAAAATAGGCAAAAAAATACACAAAAAAGCCGTAATAGCAGAGTAGAAAGATTCATAACTAAAAAAGTTATGGCAATAGCGGTGAAAGAAGTATGAGGAAGTTTAGCCATAACTCTACCAAGGCTAAATCTTCGTTTACCTTGTCCAAACTTGCCCTCAATACAATTACGAATCCTTTCGTCATAAGCGGCTTGTTTCTTCTTTTCAGGGCTGACATTTTGGGGGGGTCTACCTAGTGGTGGGCCACTAATTCTAATTCCCCTTTCTTGACACCAAGCTCGATTCTCCCTCGTCCGATAAATCTTATCAACATGAACTGATTCAGGATAATATCCGGTGTAGTTTTTGTATGCTTCTACTTGTGATTTTAAGTCTCCTGATTCGTTAAAGTTGTCCCAACTAATATGGTCTAAAAATACATAGCCATCATAGTAACTAGCTGAAAACTTAGCCCCAAACTCTACTGTTCTCCCGGCTTTACCTCGGATAATCGGACGAATGTGTGGTTGGTTTAAACTGACAATGCGGTCTTGTATACTAATTTTTTGATTTTCATATAACCATAACTGTTGACGATAAACTTCTGCTACTACTAGCAACATCTTATATTGACTGTTGCTCAGTTTTAATAGTGACGCACCTAAATTTATTAGCTGCTGAATATGAGTTAAATTTCTGTTGATATATTGCAGTTGCTTTCTGATAGCTTTCCTTCTTTCTTTAACTGTTGGTTTTCTTTTCTTGGCTACTGCTAAATAATCCTTTCTTGCTTTGTTTCTGTAGGTTCTTGGTTTGTTGATATTTCTTACTAATAAGGACTTATATAATGTATCTATGATTGTTTCTGTTTGCTTTCTGGCTTGATTTAATAATCCTAAATCTGTCGGATAACTTATGTCTGCTGGCGCACAACTAGCATCTAATATTAATTTTCCTCTATTGGCTGGCTTACTTTTTGAATCCTCGACCTCTGGCTTTTTTGCTCTTACTTCTACCTCCTGTTTATTTTCTAACATCTTCCTGACTATTTCTTGATTGATTTTATTGACTAATTCTATATCTATCCTTTCTCTAAAATGAACTAGCATTGACGGGTCAAATGCAGATTCATTACTATATGCTGACATTCCTATAAAGTATTGCAGATACGGGTTCTCCCGAATTTGTTCTACTGTCTCTCTGTCACTTATTCCTAATTTTTCTTTAATTATTAATGCTCCCAACGCCATTCTAAATGTTTTGGCTGGCGCTCCCATTCTTGCTGAAAATATTTCTGCGTACTCTGCTTCAAATTTTGACCAAGGTATCATGTTCGCCATGATTACCCATCGGTTATCTGACGCTAGTTTTCCCCCAAAGGGTAGTTCAAAGTTTTCTGCTGCTTTTTCTTGCTTTTGCGCTCTTCGATACATTTTAACGCAACTTGCTACAAGGATTTTTACTTATCTTACCCTTTTTCTTTTCACCTTATTTTTCTTTCCTGACCCTGAAACTCTTCATTCTGCTATCTTTCGCCCTTATTCAGCCAGCCCTAAATAATATAAAAAGAAGACAATGATCAGCGCCTTCTTTACATTAAAAATATATTGCAATGATTCGTTTGATAAAGTGATAGTTAAACTTCTGTTCTACGTACCCAGCCATTGATGGTAAAGCGGCTATCTGCGAAAGACTTAGAAGGACAATTTACAGGTAGAACTTCGTGCATATATCGACTGAGGAAAAACACAAGACTGTTATTACGCGGCTCAACAGTCTTGAATGATTCAGCACTTACATAAAAATTGTTTTTGACTTCACTATCGTAGATAACTAACTCTCCACCAGAAAACTTTTTAGGTTCTCGATAAAAGTAATAGACATATGTGAGTTCTCTTGTAGCTGTCTCTGGGCTACCATTATCATTATGCACTTTATAGAAGTTACCATCATTATGTGCTGTAAGCTGGCTTTCTATTTGCGATACATTAAAGGACGGCATATCTAATTTACTGATGATGTCAGGAATCATTCTCTGAATTTTATTAACAATTAATTCTGAAAATTCAGGAAACGAGTAGAGAGCCATTGAACGACGATAATTTTTATCATTAGTAGAAGTATTAGTTTGTGCAAACGCTGATTTGTTCGCTAGTACATATTTAATTAACCTTTCATGCTCTTTAGCAGATAGAAAATTATCTAGTTGAATATAATTAGAATTTAAAACATTGGTAGTAACAGGTTTGATATTTTCTACTTGTTGTACCCACACAGGAGGTTCTGTAACTACGCCAATAAGTTGGTCACTAGAAAAACATAAAGCAGAACGGCCTTCATTTATAGGAATTTGAAATAAACAATGACTGGCAGATTCTTGTTGAGCAGCACGAGCCACAATTGTAGTTACAAGGTTATTTAGTATTGGTGCGTCTGATTTTAAATAAATAGTATATTGATGTCCTCCAGCTAATAGCAGTTGAACTTTGACATCTTGTGATTGTGATGGTTGCAAACCTGTTTGTATAGTCATTGCTGATAATACTTTGTGAAAGTTGACTTAGTGGCTAAAGATAAGTTAAAAGGCAATTTCTAATGTAATATTCTTTACCTATTATTAATCGTTCTAACATGCCTATCTCAAGATTGTCATTAAGTAAATTCCACATCATTCAATATTAAGAAAGTAGGATGAGCAATGCAGCACCAAAATCATCATAGTTTGAACCTATCCCTAGCTATGAATAAAAAATGCCGCAGTCACAAAGACTACGACAGTATAATAATTTTATGAAGACTAAGGGTTTACCCCAGGTCTACAGCGTACTCAATTAGTTGACCTAAACGATGACGTAAGGTTTCTAATCCTAAACGCTGACTGGCAGAAATAAACACAGCCAGGGGAAACTCTTCCCGTGCTAAGGCTAGAGTTTCACTATTTACTTGATCAATTTTGTTAAAAGCTACCAACGCCGGGCCTGGGGTTATCGGCATTTGTGCTAGTATTTCCCGCACTGCACGAATATGACTTAACCAAGCTGGATGAGATAAATCAACCAGATGTAGTAAAGCATCGGCTTCTGTCACTTCTTCCAAGGTGGCGCGGAAAGCATCCATCAATGATGCAGGTAGTTCATGGATAAACCCTACTGTATCTGTAATCAGAATCTCTTGGGGTTGTCCAGTCTCCGCGTGAGGAATGACTAGGCGGCGTGTAGTTGGGTCAAGGGTAGCAAATAGCTGGTCTGCTGTATATACTTCAGCGTTAGTTAACGCATTTAATAAGGTAGATTTACCAGCATTGGTATAACCCACCAAAGCAACGGAAGGAACTTCCTGATGTTGTCGCCGTTGTCTTAACCGGGAACGGTGCGCTTGTAATTGGTCAACTTCTTGTTGCAGTCGAGAAATCCGGCGTTGAATGGCGCGGCGTTCGGTTTCTAGTTTAGTTTCACCAGGGCCGCGTGTACCAATACCACCCCCCAGTCGGGACATTGCTTGACCTCTACCAGTGAGTCGCGGCAGCATATATTCTAGCTGTGCTAGTTCGACTTGTAATTTCCCGGCGCGAGATTGGGCGCGTTGGGCAAAGATATCTAATATAACTTCGGTGCGATCAACTACGCGGATACCAATTTGCGCTTCTAGGTTGCGGACTTGGGAGGGTGAGAGGTCGCGGTCAAAGACCACTAGATTACACCCCAAGGTTTGGGCTGTCAGGGCGACTTCTTGGACTTTACCCTCGCCAATGACGGTTTGCGGATGAATGCGCGATCGCTTTTGTTGTACTGTCTGTAGTACGTCTCCACCAGCCGTATCCACAAGCCGCGCCAATTCTGCCACAGTGTCGTGGAATTGTTGTAATGACATATTATCAGTCATCACACCTACAATTAACACGCGATCGTGGTC
Above is a genomic segment from Nostoc sp. MS1 containing:
- a CDS encoding IS5 family transposase, which codes for MYRRAQKQEKAAENFELPFGGKLASDNRWVIMANMIPWSKFEAEYAEIFSARMGAPAKTFRMALGALIIKEKLGISDRETVEQIRENPYLQYFIGMSAYSNESAFDPSMLVHFRERIDIELVNKINQEIVRKMLENKQEVEVRAKKPEVEDSKSKPANRGKLILDASCAPADISYPTDLGLLNQARKQTETIIDTLYKSLLVRNINKPRTYRNKARKDYLAVAKKRKPTVKERRKAIRKQLQYINRNLTHIQQLINLGASLLKLSNSQYKMLLVVAEVYRQQLWLYENQKISIQDRIVSLNQPHIRPIIRGKAGRTVEFGAKFSASYYDGYVFLDHISWDNFNESGDLKSQVEAYKNYTGYYPESVHVDKIYRTRENRAWCQERGIRISGPPLGRPPQNVSPEKKKQAAYDERIRNCIEGKFGQGKRRFSLGRVMAKLPHTSFTAIAITFLVMNLSTLLLRLFCVFFCLFFKTESFFTSSIIETDISLNLKQQKLIFFLD
- a CDS encoding 2OG-Fe(II) oxygenase, with amino-acid sequence MTIQTGLQPSQSQDVKVQLLLAGGHQYTIYLKSDAPILNNLVTTIVARAAQQESASHCLFQIPINEGRSALCFSSDQLIGVVTEPPVWVQQVENIKPVTTNVLNSNYIQLDNFLSAKEHERLIKYVLANKSAFAQTNTSTNDKNYRRSMALYSFPEFSELIVNKIQRMIPDIISKLDMPSFNVSQIESQLTAHNDGNFYKVHNDNGSPETATRELTYVYYFYREPKKFSGGELVIYDSEVKNNFYVSAESFKTVEPRNNSLVFFLSRYMHEVLPVNCPSKSFADSRFTINGWVRRTEV
- the hflX gene encoding GTPase HflX, with product MIRVGVGTPRQTQIPPMELPRYGAERLSGIRCISTHLKAEPPNESALTAMAMQRLDALVVINITGTGFTRRGGGATGYVKEAYLAHLVPQDARALIPSTVLSGSNNGQSGGWSISPPLDLDDLADQDFLDLVEGLEEEFRREFVAQEVDADHDRVLIVGVMTDNMSLQQFHDTVAELARLVDTAGGDVLQTVQQKRSRIHPQTVIGEGKVQEVALTAQTLGCNLVVFDRDLSPSQVRNLEAQIGIRVVDRTEVILDIFAQRAQSRAGKLQVELAQLEYMLPRLTGRGQAMSRLGGGIGTRGPGETKLETERRAIQRRISRLQQEVDQLQAHRSRLRQRRQHQEVPSVALVGYTNAGKSTLLNALTNAEVYTADQLFATLDPTTRRLVIPHAETGQPQEILITDTVGFIHELPASLMDAFRATLEEVTEADALLHLVDLSHPAWLSHIRAVREILAQMPITPGPALVAFNKIDQVNSETLALAREEFPLAVFISASQRLGLETLRHRLGQLIEYAVDLG